TGCTCGGTTTCCCTCCCGCTGTCATTACAGAGCTGAGTTGGGTTGGGGCTGATTAGAGAGGCTTAAGCACCTGGCAGACGGCCCCCTCGGTGCTGGAGAAAAGGTCTGCGTTTGCCTGACGGTGCAAAACAAGAGGGAGAAGCATGTTGGGGCAGGGATATGAGGCGTGAGCGAGGATCAGTGTCTGCTTTACCTCTATGAAGCAGAGTAGGAAGAGTCATATTAAGTTGTCTTTGCCATTCGGTATGtgtgttcttcttcatctggaGCGAGGGTCTTGGACTGGTAGGCCCTTTTTGACCCCCTCCAGTGTTTTTAGGATTAGACTCTGCTCAATGATGAGATGACATCACCAGCACCTTCACAAAAACAGTGGtgcagcaggtcagaggcaCGTCGAGGtattgctttcttttcttttctttccttttggcATAGATTGGACCGAGAAAtcttgttttttaaatgcacaaacGCCACCTTGTGGCCAATCTAGGCATCAGAAAATGCCACACGGGTATCTAAACGTTCCAGAACCCTAGATTCCACTTTAAATGGTCATTGACTGGGAGAATCTCTGTAGGCAACTTTCATTATTTCAAAAGACACACTTGTATTCAGCCAGATCTTTTTAAAGCGGAGTGGATGGAAACCCACCCATTTCAAACGTCATAATTTAGAACACTTAActataaattaaaagaaaaataattataCAGTCTTGAGCTCTGGCAAGTGTGAATATTGTTATATGAATAACATCTAAACcataaatctatatttttttaaatatagatatatatatttctCCTGCATTTTGGTGAAACATACCAACAGATGTTTTCATGATTGAAGCCTTTCACTTTAAATCCTCTCTTATTTACATGTCGTGAAATATAATTCCTGTCTTGACTCTGCAGCATCATCCGTCAGATTTAGACTGTTTTTCCACCACACAGATGTAAACATCAGTatctgggtggtggtgggggggtcacaaTCATCCTGCTAATGCTTGCAGGTCCAGTGACAGATGGTGTCTTTTAATATGGAAATGATTAACATGGAGACAATTACAGTCAGCTCCCCGAAGCGGTGAGGAGGAGCCCCTCAATTTATTTTCCACCCCATCCGTCACTATGGGCCTCTCTATGTCCTGTCATGGTCATAAGATAAGTCTTGTCCCAGACTGACGGCTCTCTTCACCTCCATGTCCGTTTTCTCCACTTTCGGGCTGAGGCTTCCTCCTAAGCATCAGATTCCACTGAAACGTTGCTCCACTCGTGCTGTAAAACTGCTTTCGTCTGGCGTTTTCTGGTGGCATCGCACCCATGggaatgtttttcatttgttcacATGGCGCACATTCCGTGTCATGGCTTCGCAGCACAgctgggggaggaaaaacaactaTTTCTGGCAGCATGTGAGCGAGGTGTGAAAACGGAGGAtgattgggggaaaaaaggcgaCATCATAAGTTTGTAGAAGTTGCTGGCTGAatatttcctgtttgcctgtttttACAAGTTTAGTGAAGTTGTATCTGCAAACAATAGGAACATTTTTCACATGTGCGACCATTTGCTCCTGGGTCTCTTTAAAGACTTCTTTTCTttggaaaacaatgtttttattcactTACACCCCCTTGTGGCAAAATGGATTGTTGGATTTTCCTTTGGTGGAGTCTGAGGACCTGTTTTTCCACGTTATGAACCTCAGATAGTTACCGTGGGATCAAATCACTGTTGGGCGAATCAGAGAGGACGGTTTGTGACGTCACATACCTAAAAATCCCAGACAACAGCTTCCTTTCCCTTTGGCATTAACGCATTGATCTGTTCCTCAGCGGACCAATCCAGCATGAGCAGTGGGGGTGCAGCAGTGAGATGATGGTTATCTgatgtgcagtgtgtgtgtgtgtgtggggggggggggggggggatggtaGATGTGCAGGATGCAGGAATTACACTGCTGAGGATTAACATTTGAGAGCTGAATTTCTATTGGTTGCTCAGACCCTCTCTGCTCCACATGGACCCCGACTCCACAAAAACAAGTCCATCAACAACAAATGGCATCAGAATCCTGTTTCGAATCCCTCCACAATGTTTTGTCTTGAGATCAAGTTGACCGCATAGATCtactttttctacttttttgAGCTGTATTGAAGTCAACATGGTAGTTCTTTTGAATAATAGCTCCGGTGCTAATTTTGACTGCTTTCCAACATTCTTCCAAAAGAAAGGTGAGTGAAAGCCGCACACATTTCTATTAAAGGAATCTAAATTAAGACTCCAGGGTGAACAGTACGTGCTGGTAAAACTGGTTTTTCTAAAACAGACAATGGAGCATTTAAAATGGTAATTACTGTTACTCTCCAGTAAAACCTGTGTCACTGTTGTGTACTTTGTATTTAGTAATTTGTAGTCACTATAACATCTAATATTTGTTGAAATGTGGATAATCCAATGATCTAACAGTTTGACATGACTATTACATACCATTAGAAGAGGGATGTGATCTCTTAGCTCATAACATGGCTGAGGGTCTAGACTCTATAGTGACAGTGGTGGTGTAGATGGCACAATGTACTTAAAAGTGTTGCGGCGGTTTTTAAGCTGGTTTTCACAGATTTTGATGGCATTTTGGATGTGAAAATATTTTGAAATAACTGCCACTGAAGTGGATTCAGGTGCTTAAACATCATGTCCCTGTTATTGTATCTGCTGAAGCTCAGATCTGTGATCACATCCATGCTGATCCCCTCTTCCCTTGTCTCTACTTCCAGCTGCCCTAAAGCTAGAGGATGAAAAGTCCCCAACACCACCTTTGCTTCAAGAGAATGTCTTCATTGAGAGCAGCAGGCCCAAGTACCTGGAGAACCTTCACAGCGAAGCTCTGGAGGGATTAAAGATGATGCAGCAGGAAGGTGAGCGCTTTCCCCTTGTTACATGAGCACTAAATAGATGTTTACACATGCCAGGCTACTGATAACTGCCTGTGCATGACTCACACGGGTGTGTACAAGGGAAATAAATCCTATTAAGGACTAAAAAGCTGCTTTGTTAACTGTTACTCTTTCTGACAGAATCCAATAATGGAGTGGACTGCAAGGATAATGAAAGCACGATCGTGAGTGAACTTGTATTTCCTGCCTTACCTCAAACGAACCCTTGTCGAgcacttttattcatttatttctaaCCCCATTTCTTGCTTTTTCAGTCCACAATGACGGTCCACACAGATGGGGAGGGCGGAGGCTTCATGACGGACAGCACCATTGGTGACACGACGTCCGTCGTCTCTGTACAATCCTCTGTGTCCACAAGATCTTCCCGCTCTGGACTCACCCGGCAAGGTAACCGCAAGCATAGATATGGCAGGCCACGGAAAAGAAGGCGAGCGGCTGCTTAACCGAGCGTTTGATTCCAATTTCTTTCATAGAGTCAACATTCAGGCCGCTGAACTCGGGGAAGAAGCCAGAAAAAGGCAGAacaaagagaagacagagaaagaCCATTGGAGGCATCCCGCAGCATGTTCAGATGGAATTGGGTGTGTAGCTCATAATTTCAATACCCCAGGACAGGTTTATTTTCTCTGGCCTGTTTTATTACTTAATTACTCTTTTAAACTTCCAAATGGGTGTGCTCGTCATTCCTCAGGTCTGGACAGAGGTGGTTGGGCAGTCGGCCCGAGattagaggaggaagaggtttATAATGGTGAAACCGATGACAGTTCAGCCCCCGATGGGCCACGGATGACGACAAAGTCACAAAAAGATGCTGATGGGTGCAGCCGGCAGGGGAAAGCCATCCTGCCCCTCAACAAAAACCAAATGGAGCAGCTCACAGCAGCCCATGCCGGTCCTCGGGATGACATCGCCATGCTGCACAACCTTGTCCCTGACTCCTCAGGCAAGCAGAGGCCCCAGTCCCTGGCTGTCCCCTGGATGACCACAGCCAACAGTGTCCTGCAGAAACCACCCAGTCCCGTCATGTCTATGTCACCCCAGGCTGCTTACATGTCCAAGATCATCCCCAATGCTGTGTTGCCACCCTCTATCGACGTGGTGGAAATCAGCCGCGGACGCAGTCGCAACAGCGTTCGAACCGTCAGTCACGGGAGTCTGTTGCTGTCCAGCCCGGCTACTTCCCGTCCATCCTCAAGAGCCTGTTCATCTAGAGCATCCAGCAAATATTCTCAAAATCTGTCCGACAGCTCTTGTTGGAGCAATTCAGGCTCTACAGAGACCTTGGTGTCCGACTCCTCTACTGTCTCTAGTAGCACCACCCCTCGACAACAAGGTTCCCAGGATGGAGACAGAAATGCTGTTCTCTCTTCCGGCAGCAGGGCTTCCCATATCTCGAATGGCCTGATCCCCATTAACAGAGATGGGATCAAGAAAGAGGGTCCATTTGCACGTAGCCTCTCTGTCATGAAACCTAAGAAGGCTCCGCCTCCCCCGAGCCGATCGTATTCTCTTCACAGTAAAATGAAACGCCGCTCGCGTGACCTGGCTGGGGTCATTTCGGGTGAATCGCCACATCACGTCATCCCAGTCGAGGAAAATAAAACGGAGAACAAatcatctcctccttcctccagaaCCATAGACAGCCCGGGATACAATGCTGACACCAGTTCACTGGAGGACTCGACGGGTTCTACATCATTCAGTCCAATGAGATCCCAGCTGCAGGTCCTGAAGCCAGAGCAAGCTGCAAAGGCGGAGGTAACGGGTCCCAAGGACGCTTCACGAGGAAAACAAGAATCAGTGCTGAAAAAAGTTGTTTCCCCATCCAGCGGCTACTCTAGCCAAGATGGCTCATCTAAACCTAAGAACAGCCCGTCTACGAGGCACAGGAGTGGCATCTTGGCGAAGCTTCAAAGGCTTTTCCCAGGTTCCACATCTGCTGTGTCTATCACACCACCTCTCACACTGCCAGAGGTGTCTGAGAGCACAAAATCAGAGATCTCGGTGGATGCGTGCAGCGTCAGTCCTTCTGTGAGGGCCTTGATAGAGCTCTTCAACATCCCTCCGCCGCCTAAAGTCCAcgcgcctccaccacctcctccagaggTATGGGCTCACAGCAAGCGCACCTTCGAACTGCTGCTGGGACCCCCGGCGCCCGATAATATCAGCGACATTATAAAGAAGAACCCAAAGGACAGGCGGCGGAGATCTTCTTCACTGACAGAAAGCGCTGTGAAAAGCTTGACGGTagaaaggaaacacaaaagTCCAGCATCAGAACCTGTCAGTGGAGCTCAACAGATGCTAGAAACGAAGAATGGACAAGAAAGTATGATTATGAACGTGGTCCCCAAGGAGCATGACGACAGGTGGACTTCGCAGAATGTTGATTTGATGGGAAATGTGAATGTGTCTGAACTAGACGGGAAGGTTAGAGTAAGTAATATGCTGAACGGTATCTTGGTGAAAGCTGTAGAGAAACGGGAAGAAAGGCTGGCTGCTGGCAGGCAACAGGAAGGTCAACAGGAAACCATGCAAGCCacagagataaaaacaaagacGGATAAGTTACCTGCCATTTCATTAGTACACATTTCTCCTCCGGTGCCTCTTCTCCAACCCCTCAAACAGACCACAGAGTCAGTTATGACAGAACCGGTATCTCCTGAGTTATCCtggcccccaccccctccaccagtCGGGGCCAATGGGCCTGATGAGTTCGAGCTCCCGCTTCCACCGCCCCCAGTATTTGTTGAGGGAGTTTTAGCTGTaccagctgatgcagcagcacatGTCTCCCATCAGGGAAGCGGTGCCTCGTGCACATCCAGCTTATCTGCGGGGAAAATGGAATGTGacagggtgaaggaggaggctgTAGGATCTTCCCCCCCATCCCTGAATatcccacctcctccaccttacACTGCCCCCCCTCCACCGGTTACAGCAGTTTACCCTCCTCTGATTAAAAATGTCTCCAATCCACATCTAAAAGATGTTTCTCCTTCACTGCCCATAAATGTTACTCCTTCTCCACCAACAGTCAAATATGTTATTCCTCCACCACCAAACGCGGttactcctcctccaccattcAGAGCTGTTACTCCTCTACCAACACTCAAAgaagtttctcctcctccaacacCACCCAAAGTGGctactcctcctccacccaaagacgtttctcctcctccaccaaccaaagacgtttctcctcctccaccacccaaAGACGTTTCTCCTCCACCCAAAGTGGCtactccacctccaccacccaaAGCGGCTACTCCTCTTCCACCCACAgaggtttctcctcctccaccacccaaagacgtttctcctcctccacccaaaGTGGctactccacctcctccacccaaaGTGGCtactccacctccaccacccaaAGCGGCTACTCCTCTTCCACCCGCAgaggtttctcctcctccaccacccaaagacgtttctcctcctccacccaaaGTGGCtactccacctccaccacccaaAGCGGCTACTCCTCTTCCACCCACAGAGGTTTCTCCTCCTTCAACACCCAAAGAcgtttctccacctccaccacccaaAGCGGctactcctcctccaccacccaaAGCGGctactcctcctccacccattgaggtttctcttcctcctccaaccACAGAGGATTCCTCTCCTATTCCTCTCACAACAGTCCCTTCTCCACTATTGGTGGAAGTTTCTTCTCTGCCACCACAACAGATGGAGGATTCCATCTCCACCCTGGCTTCAATGCCATCCTCTACTGAGGTTGTTCTTCCACCTATTCAAGAGAAGGTTTTAAAAGAAGACTCACCAGAGCCCATGGCACCCCCATGTATTCCACACACAGAACCTTCATGGCTTCATTTGTCTGGAACAGACATTGTTCTACCACAGGGAGGAGCTACGTCCAGTTGCGAAGCAAACCAAGAGTCTTTGAAACATATTCTTACTCCACCTCAGAGTATTCCACCACCGCCTCCCATTGAGCTCCCCCACCAACCTGAAGATGCAACCACTGATGGTCCAACAGTCCCGAAGTTCTCCATCTCAGCTCCATCTGAAAACAGTTTCCGGCCAAGTCCCGAAACCCCCCCTCCTAAAGAAAAGACTTCATCTGCACCTGCAAACATCGTTATACCTCCACCTGTAACTGATCTCTCCAATGTAAAACACGAGTCTAGTCCTGCAAGCACAGAAGGCCAAGCCTCACAGGGAACCCCGGCCACGGTCATAAAAGATGAGTCCACCCCCTttgtgcccccctccctccggCAGACAGCGGAGCCACCATCTGTTAATAGGAGCTCTGAGGCTCCACAAGTGCAGGAGGAACCAGGCGCTGAGGTCAGAATGAGGAAAAACATCCCAGCTTCGTCTTCCACCGCCGAGGCTCCCCAGAAACCAATCAGAAAATCTCTGATCATCAACTTGCCGTCACCCGCCTCTCCACCGGCCGTAGCTGCGTCACAGCCACCCGCACCCAAGTCTGAGCCTCTTGTGGTTCCGCCTGTGTCATCGTCCTCGGTTTCATCCCTGACGATTAAATCTCCTCCGGCCGCTTCCGTGTCCCCGTCAATGAACCTGCAGGAAGCTATCCGCCTGCGGACGGCGGCCAGAAGCTTGGGTGTCCCCAGCTCTCGCCTCAGCCTGCACTCACCGACATCACCGTCAGATCTCCGCAAGTCGCCTTCCAGCACCGCCAGCTTTATCTTCGCCAAAAGCAGCAAAGTAGTGATTGAAGCCAAGCCAGTGGCAGAGACAAAGGCAGCCACGCACAAGAACCAGGACGTTTCCTCTCCACCAAAGGCAGGCGGCGAAACAGAGGCAGCACAAAAGGGCACAAAGGTGCCACCACCTGTTGCAAAGAAGCCTAAAACGAAGGGAAAAGAGATTGAGACCAGTGAAGAGACTGAACCaactgcaggacaggaagaacAGCAAGAGAGTAGCATGGGTAAGAGTCTCAATAAGACACCAAATGGCAACTTTAAAGGCAGTGACTGATGTTTTGCAGCCATGGATCCACATACAAAAGTGCTAGCATGATTAAAAATGGTTATCATTTTGAAGTTAAAACTGTTACACTTGTAATTTCAACCCGGTAACAGTCTTTAGACTAAAAATGTAGAAATATTAATGCTAACAGACGTCCTTCAGATAAGCCTCAGTGTGGATTCAAAGTAACAAAAGTTGCTGCAACTATCGCTGTTGCAAAGTAGGAGGTTGAATTATCCTCCTTTACAATTTTATAGTGATGCTGCACAAGGTCGGTTGTTAATTAGCCCTAAAGTGACCATCCAACATGGCTGCTTTAAATTCTGGCTGGTTCTCTGTTAAACAACTGTTAGTTGTCTCATTAAATCTATGTTTCCCAACCCAGATGATGCTGAGAAAAGGAACGGAACAGCAGGCACTGTTGAAGAAGTGACGCCATCACCTTGATGGCAAAGACTGAAGAAGCCGCAGCAGGTTGTACATGAAAGAGGAAAGTGGATTTGTGGTTGATCATCCTGCAGATTGCATTGTCTGTAATCTAAAGAAAACCATTTGATGATAGGTGTGGgtctttatttacacaaattGCGACGCATCAAACAAATACATAATTTTTGTTATGACAAAGGGTCTATTTCTAGTTACAGAGATATGCATTTAGCGCCCCCTAGTGTTACACTATGATTGTAACCTTTGTCCTGCTGAGTCAGTCCGATATTACTGGTGACGTGGGTGCTTGTGTGTAAATATAGCATAATGTTGTACATTATATACCCATTGTCGATCAGACATAAAGACCTCTCACTTTTCCTTCCCAAAATTTCCATGCACAGGTTATTGTTTGAAAATATTAAGTTATTTTTCTTCCCCATTAATGTTCAGAGGAGATGTTGGTTTGCAACGCTGTCTTAAATCATATCCTAAATAGCTCCTAATCATATATGTTATGATTCCAAGCTATCCGTGGGCATATATTACCAATATTTTATGAGCACACTTTTGCTGCTTTTAGTTACTGTATTTGAAGTCTCACCCTTCTCCTGTAGGGCTCAAACTGTGGGATATTTCTGTTAAACTTTAATATATTTCAAAAATGGTTTGTAATAAATGATCATTCATAATGGAAATAAAGTTCTATTGACCAATGGCATTTCACCTTTTCTTAAAGAACTCCATTTCTTCCAAGTTTTATCAACCTGTATGTTTATTTTGAGTCACtttctttgtcatttttgtcaGGAGTTATTGTAGAATTTCTGCCCAATTAATAAAGGAAGTACAGTCAAGCATTTTTGTATCATAAAAAATAGTCCATTAACTGCATGATCATGTGTTTATTGCTATAATGTCctgttattgacagttactgtcTTAATCAGAATGACTCACTATTTCCAGAAATACCAGGTCTTCTTCCCATCTTCTCCTACATCATCTTCCTCGGAATCGTTCCTCATCTTGAGCCCAGATTCATTTTTGGGTGCTTCTATCTCCTCTGAGACCTTTGGCTGGAACTCTGGCCATCTGACGGTTTCTGCCGGCACCATTTGTTCCGCTACTTCCTTCTCCTGTTCTCCAGAAAGTTCTTTTCCACCCACACCTTCATAACTTCCTAAATATTCATCCACCAATAAATTTCCTGACCCATCGTCTTCAAATTGATTTGAAAATGACTCATTTTTGTCCTCTAAGTCCTCGAGACCCAGGTCCTCTAAATCGGGCTGTGTTGTCACACTCTGGTCTctgccaggctgctgctcctcttcctcatcgtcAAACACCAAATCTGCTCTTTGCTGCACAGCGTCATGACTGAGCGGGTCAGTCAGCCCAATGACCGTGGCCTCGCCCTCCTTGCTCGTGCTGACCCAGCTCTTTGGAAGAAAGCCCTCCTCTTCCACCATCGGCTGATCCGACACCAGCAGAGAGCCACTGTTGACCGAGCCTTGAggacaacacacaaacattcatttATATCCTGGAGTGTTCATTAACTCGTGCACGGACCTACCTTCCATCATGGCCCTACGAGATTTGGAGGTCACACATTGTGAATCACAGCATTCGCATATGGAGTCATCACCAGTCAGCGCGTTCCACCTGGAAATGCACACGTGCGCTCAAAAAGCAGTTCTGCATGGAGTTCTGGGTGTGAGCTTGGTAGGATTTACCTGT
Above is a genomic segment from Takifugu rubripes chromosome 2, fTakRub1.2, whole genome shotgun sequence containing:
- the LOC105418098 gene encoding proline-rich protein 36 isoform X1; translated protein: MSNRDSLGRGDLIPQDVVNILAQEKHNRRSRKKRSNSIGRALGWLKGKKRRDLAKGEKLGRSPEIFMSADAKPAGHHGGHHGGHHGGHHGGHHGGNKGGQRSGRQVPTQGHAALKLEDEKSPTPPLLQENVFIESSRPKYLENLHSEALEGLKMMQQEESNNGVDCKDNESTISTMTVHTDGEGGGFMTDSTIGDTTSVVSVQSSVSTRSSRSGLTRQESTFRPLNSGKKPEKGRTKRRQRKTIGGIPQHVQMELGLDRGGWAVGPRLEEEEVYNGETDDSSAPDGPRMTTKSQKDADGCSRQGKAILPLNKNQMEQLTAAHAGPRDDIAMLHNLVPDSSGKQRPQSLAVPWMTTANSVLQKPPSPVMSMSPQAAYMSKIIPNAVLPPSIDVVEISRGRSRNSVRTVSHGSLLLSSPATSRPSSRACSSRASSKYSQNLSDSSCWSNSGSTETLVSDSSTVSSSTTPRQQGSQDGDRNAVLSSGSRASHISNGLIPINRDGIKKEGPFARSLSVMKPKKAPPPPSRSYSLHSKMKRRSRDLAGVISGESPHHVIPVEENKTENKSSPPSSRTIDSPGYNADTSSLEDSTGSTSFSPMRSQLQVLKPEQAAKAEVTGPKDASRGKQESVLKKVVSPSSGYSSQDGSSKPKNSPSTRHRSGILAKLQRLFPGSTSAVSITPPLTLPEVSESTKSEISVDACSVSPSVRALIELFNIPPPPKVHAPPPPPPEVWAHSKRTFELLLGPPAPDNISDIIKKNPKDRRRRSSSLTESAVKSLTVERKHKSPASEPVSGAQQMLETKNGQESMIMNVVPKEHDDRWTSQNVDLMGNVNVSELDGKVRVSNMLNGILVKAVEKREERLAAGRQQEGQQETMQATEIKTKTDKLPAISLVHISPPVPLLQPLKQTTESVMTEPVSPELSWPPPPPPVGANGPDEFELPLPPPPVFVEGVLAVPADAAAHVSHQGSGASCTSSLSAGKMECDRVKEEAVGSSPPSLNIPPPPPYTAPPPPVTAVYPPLIKNVSNPHLKDVSPSLPINVTPSPPTVKYVIPPPPNAVTPPPPFRAVTPLPTLKEVSPPPTPPKVATPPPPKDVSPPPPTKDVSPPPPPKDVSPPPKVATPPPPPKAATPLPPTEVSPPPPPKDVSPPPPKVATPPPPPKVATPPPPPKAATPLPPAEVSPPPPPKDVSPPPPKVATPPPPPKAATPLPPTEVSPPSTPKDVSPPPPPKAATPPPPPKAATPPPPIEVSLPPPTTEDSSPIPLTTVPSPLLVEVSSLPPQQMEDSISTLASMPSSTEVVLPPIQEKVLKEDSPEPMAPPCIPHTEPSWLHLSGTDIVLPQGGATSSCEANQESLKHILTPPQSIPPPPPIELPHQPEDATTDGPTVPKFSISAPSENSFRPSPETPPPKEKTSSAPANIVIPPPVTDLSNVKHESSPASTEGQASQGTPATVIKDESTPFVPPSLRQTAEPPSVNRSSEAPQVQEEPGAEVRMRKNIPASSSTAEAPQKPIRKSLIINLPSPASPPAVAASQPPAPKSEPLVVPPVSSSSVSSLTIKSPPAASVSPSMNLQEAIRLRTAARSLGVPSSRLSLHSPTSPSDLRKSPSSTASFIFAKSSKVVIEAKPVAETKAATHKNQDVSSPPKAGGETEAAQKGTKVPPPVAKKPKTKGKEIETSEETEPTAGQEEQQESSMDDAEKRNGTAGTVEEVTPSP
- the LOC105418098 gene encoding uncharacterized protein KIAA1522 homolog isoform X2 → MSNRDSLGRGDLIPQDVVNILAQEKHNRRSRKKRSNSIGRALGWLKGKKRRDLAKGEKLGRSPEIFMSADAKPAGHHGGHHGGHHGGHHGGHHGGNKGGQRSGRQVPTQGHAALKLEDEKSPTPPLLQENVFIESSRPKYLENLHSEALEGLKMMQQEESNNGVDCKDNESTISTMTVHTDGEGGGFMTDSTIGDTTSVVSVQSSVSTRSSRSGLTRQESTFRPLNSGKKPEKGRTKRRQRKTIGGIPQHVQMELGLDRGGWAVGPRLEEEEVYNGETDDSSAPDGPRMTTKSQKDADGCSRQGKAILPLNKNQMEQLTAAHAGPRDDIAMLHNLVPDSSGKQRPQSLAVPWMTTANSVLQKPPSPVMSMSPQAAYMSKIIPNAVLPPSIDVVEISRGRSRNSVRTVSHGSLLLSSPATSRPSSRACSSRASSKYSQNLSDSSCWSNSGSTETLVSDSSTVSSSTTPRQQGSQDGDRNAVLSSGSRASHISNGLIPINRDGIKKEGPFARSLSVMKPKKAPPPPSRSYSLHSKMKRRSRDLAGVISGESPHHVIPVEENKTENKSSPPSSRTIDSPGYNADTSSLEDSTGSTSFSPMRSQLQVLKPEQAAKAEVTGPKDASRGKQESVLKKVVSPSSGYSSQDGSSKPKNSPSTRHRSGILAKLQRLFPGSTSAVSITPPLTLPEVSESTKSEISVDACSVSPSVRALIELFNIPPPPKVHAPPPPPPEVWAHSKRTFELLLGPPAPDNISDIIKKNPKDRRRRSSSLTESAVKSLTVERKHKSPASEPVSGAQQMLETKNGQESMIMNVVPKEHDDRWTSQNVDLMGNVNVSELDGKVRVSNMLNGILVKAVEKREERLAAGRQQEGQQETMQATEIKTKTDKLPAISLVHISPPVPLLQPLKQTTESVMTEPVSPELSWPPPPPPVGANGPDEFELPLPPPPVFVEGVLAVPADAAAHVSHQGSGASCTSSLSAGKMECDRVKEEAVGSSPPSLNIPPPPPYTAPPPPVTAVYPPLIKNVSNPHLKDVSPSLPINVTPSPPTVKYVIPPPPNAVTPPPPFRAVTPLPTLKEVSPPPTPPKVATPPPPKDVSPPPPTKDVSPPPPPKDVSPPPKVATPPPPPKAATPLPPTEVSPPPPPKDVSPPPPKVATPPPPPKVATPPPPPKAATPLPPTEVSPPSTPKDVSPPPPPKAATPPPPPKAATPPPPIEVSLPPPTTEDSSPIPLTTVPSPLLVEVSSLPPQQMEDSISTLASMPSSTEVVLPPIQEKVLKEDSPEPMAPPCIPHTEPSWLHLSGTDIVLPQGGATSSCEANQESLKHILTPPQSIPPPPPIELPHQPEDATTDGPTVPKFSISAPSENSFRPSPETPPPKEKTSSAPANIVIPPPVTDLSNVKHESSPASTEGQASQGTPATVIKDESTPFVPPSLRQTAEPPSVNRSSEAPQVQEEPGAEVRMRKNIPASSSTAEAPQKPIRKSLIINLPSPASPPAVAASQPPAPKSEPLVVPPVSSSSVSSLTIKSPPAASVSPSMNLQEAIRLRTAARSLGVPSSRLSLHSPTSPSDLRKSPSSTASFIFAKSSKVVIEAKPVAETKAATHKNQDVSSPPKAGGETEAAQKGTKVPPPVAKKPKTKGKEIETSEETEPTAGQEEQQESSMDDAEKRNGTAGTVEEVTPSP